A stretch of DNA from Methanobrevibacter sp.:
GTAATCCAAATTAAATTTAAATATTGCATTACCGTTTGCATCAGTAATTTCAGTGATGTGTTTAATGGACTTTCCGTTGGAGTTAAGTATTTCAAGTGTAACTTCACTGTAGGATATGCCGTTGTTGAGGCAATCCGCTAATGTTAATGTGAAATTGACCAAATTATTTTCATCTTCATTAAGGTCTTGGGCAGTTATCTGTGTGGATGTCTGCTTGCTGTCAACTACTAAAATTCTATTTGTATTTGATGAATAAATGTAGTTTGGATTTGAAAATGTGTATTCGATTTCATATTCCCCTATATTTAAATTTAGAGGTAGAATAGCTACTCCTTTGTCATTTGTTGTAATGTCATATTCTTTTCCATCTATTTTCATATGGATTTGCATATTTGGTATTGCTCTGCCGTTAATATCCCTTAATGTTGCTTCGAATAATCTTTGATCGTTAACATTCATGATTATATCATTAGCTGTCAGGCTAACCGGCATTTTATAGACTGTTATTTTATTTGAACCGCTTCCATAAATGTTATAGTATGGATTTGAGTATTTGTAGGTTGCATTGTACTCTCCCGGGTTTAATTTTATTTGTAGGCGGGCAGTACCGAAGGCGTCTGTTATCGCTTCAAAAGACTGGGACCATTTTTCATTGTATATGCTTATGGTTATTGTTTTCCCATATTGATTATAGGCATTAGGATCGTTTAAGTCAATTGTAAAGAATTTGTTTTCACCATAGTACTGTAACAAGTCAGTTCCATTAATGCTTACGGATTCAAGGACCGCATTTTTATCAACTACAATTGTTGCCGCATTTGTAGCATCATTGTACCACAGGCTGCCGTCATAATCAATTGTTGTCAGATATGTTCCTTCAGCCAAATCAATTATAAATGAAGCTTCTCCATTAGGGTCTGTAGTGTTGGTGTATGTTTTGACTAGCCTTCCCTGATAGCAGTTCAGTGTTACAGTTCCATTGTTAATCCTGTTTCCGTACATATCATTTAAAACAACTGTATATATGCCGTTTAAAGGAATCACTTTATAGTGGAAACCTGTAACCATTGTTAAAACCTTGCTGACAGTTATTTTACCTGAACCTTCAGCGGAGCCGTAAATGTTATCTCCTTTGTAAGTTGCTTTAACATTATAGGTTCCAGGAAGATAGTTTATAGTTAAACTGGCTATTCCATTTTCATCAGTCTGCAATATGAAATTGTCTGTCAGGTTGCCCTGTGAAATTGCAACCTGAATGTTTTCTCCTCTAATTAAGGTTCCGTAGGAATCTTTTAATGTGATGTTGTAAAGATTTCCTTCACCGTACAATGTTGCATCAGGCACAATCATTGTTGAATTGACTGGCTTAATTATTATGTGAGAGCTGTTTGAACTGTATGCATACCAGGAATCTCCCATGTATTCTACCTTAATGTTATATTCCCCAACAGCCAGATTAAGCACGATTTCACTTCTTCCGTAAAAATCAGTATTTGAAGTGATTGTCCTTGAATATCCATTTGGTGAAATAACTGTAAATGTTAAATTGTAATCAACTAAATTTTTACCGTTTTCATCATGTAAAATTCCATAAAATACATTATTTTTACCATAATAGGTGTAGTTGTATGATATGACCTCGGTAAATAATGTTATAACCTCAATTTTTGCTGAAGCGTTGGATTTCTCATATTTTCCGTTTCCATAATAATTAACTAGAACTTCATATTTTCCAATCGGATAATCTATATCGAAGCTTCCACGACCTTCATCATTGGTTTTAATTGTAAACACTTTGCTTTCATTGTTTGAATCAATAACTTGTATAGTCAATGTTTGATTTGCAATTTTAAAGCCGTTTGCATTAATCAAATCAACATAATATTTGTTATCCCTTCCTTTAACAGTAACATTCTCAATTAATATCACTGTATTTGTGTTTCTAAGGTTTAAATCTAAAACTTGGTTGTCAATAGTTGCATATATCTTAAAATCACTTGAATTCAAATCATAACTTACATTGGCATAAGCAACATTTTCTTTAAGATAATCTGAGCTAGGAGTAATGTTTCCCAAATCAATGGCGAAATAAACAGGTCTTGACGGCAATATTTTTCCAATTTTTTTAATGTTCCCGTCATCATCCACTACATGGTCAAGGGATGCTTCAACAGTATTTTCATAGTATGATTCAAATGTCATTATTACCCAGTCGGTCAATTTTAAATTTCCGAGGAAAATGAATATTTTGGAATCATCAGGCTTCTTGTTGTCTCCCCACCAGTTGCTTGAATAATCTACATCACCTGAATTGGAGTAAATGTCGTTTCCTGAATAAAGTGCAGTGTTGTTTACAAATACACAGTAATGTACTTCTTTTGAATTTGAAACGGCTCCACCAAATGATGCTTCATTGTTTATGAATGTTGAATAGGTGATTGTCTGTGCGCTGACTATTCCTTCACCGTAGGATGCTTGACTGTAGTCGGTGTATCTGTTTAAATTGCTGATAAAAATGGAATTGTTTATCATTTCAGCTTCAATTAAAGCTCTTCCTCCATAATCAAGTCCGTGATTGTTGTAAAATGATGAGGAATTAACTGAAGTTGCCTTTGCTATTTTTCCTGTGTTGTCTTTAAAGGTACAGTTGTTTATATATCCGTAAAATGATCCGTAATTGTCTGCAATATCAAATCCGATGCCTATGGTTGTGTAGGAATTGCCCATATTTGTAAAGATGTTGTTTGTAAAAGTTGAATTTTCAATGTATGCATATCTGTTTTGGCTGGAATATTGTGAATTTGAAGCTCCAAGCAATGAGGAACGTGAATATGTGTAAGGGTGAAGGGTTATGATTCCCATGGTGTTGTCCCTAAATTCAGAGCTGTAAATTTCTATTGATGATGTAATTGTAAACAGGGCATTATAATTTTCCATACCTGCAATTGTATAGAAATTGGATATTTTTTCAAAATTACAGTTTTCAATATTGACTTTTGCAATTCCACTGACTATAGATCCGCTAATGTCTGAGAATTTACTGTCCTTTATATTTATTAAACCGTTATTGTTAATTCCGGATGATGAATAAATCACCGCTCCTGAGCTGATTGAGGTAAATGTACAGTTTTCTACAGTTAAAGTACCTCCTCTAACCATAAACAGGTCATCGTTATATTCCCTTACCTCGCAACCGAAATCGATGTTTTTAACAATAACGTTTCCTAATTCTTGCACAGTCATTATGCTGGCGCCATTAACCCTTAAAAACTTAACATTTCCAAGTCCAGCTATTGAAATGTTTTTTGAAATAGCTACATTAGAATTGGAACTGCCGTTGTAGGTTCCCTCAAGTAAGCAAATGGTATTTCCGTCCACAGCATGAGATACCGCATATCCAAGTGTCCTGTACGGATTTTCCAAACTTCCTGATTCGGGTCTGTCCTGTCCCCAGGGAGCTATAAAGTAATTATATGCTGAATATCCTTTTCCAATTGTTAATGTTAATTTTTGATTGTCAACAGTTGAATAGACACTGCAGTCAAGGGTATTTCCAATCAGATAGTTTTCAAATGATTTTGTCAGGCTTCCTGATGAATATAAAAATCTTCCGTTCTGTGCTTCAAACTGAACTGTACGTGTTGGGATTGATTCATCTTCTTTTAAATCAAAGCTATTGTTCCCGTCAAACCATTTAAATGAGGTTATGAATTTTGAAGCAGTTCCAACAGAATTGTTTCCATCATCTATTTCAAATGATGCAATAGCCCAGTTGCTTATATCAATATTTTTGAAATATTCAACTGCAGGGCCTGAATTTACTCCCCACCAGTTGTAAGGAGCATATAATACTGATTTGTCCCCTCCACCAATAATTCCATGTAAAATAGAGGAATAGGTTATGTTAAAGTTTGTATGTCCGCTTGATATTGACAGACCAAAAATTGTGTTTTTTGCTGTAAAATTTGATTCAAAGACTGATAATGTGTTAAATAGTTTTGATGAAGTTGGGATGATTTTACAATTATCAACATATGCATCACAACCTTTAAATGAGAAGCGTCCGTTAATGTTTGAATTTAAAAGTTTAACGTTTGCTTTTTCAGCTTCCAGCAGTGTTAATGTTGAATTTTCTATTAGAATAATGCTTGTCTGATATGCTGAAGGTTCATATTCATCGTTTGATTTTAAATGTGAAATTTGAGATTTGATGACATTAACGTTTTTGAAGTTATATATGTTCGGTAAATCAGCATCGCTTTCGATTGCATCATTCAATTTTGAATTTGATATTGTACAATCCCCTAAATTGGTGATACTTTTTGCAATGTTTTTGGATTTTGAGTTTGAAACGACTGAATTATCAATAATTAACTCTCCTTCATTCAAAAATGTTGCCATAATGCTGTTCATGTTGTTGAATGAAGAATTGTTAACCAAAAGTTTTCCCTGATTTTTAATTACTCCCAATTGGGAATATGAGTCAGTAAAACCGTTAATGAATTTTATATTATTCAATATTAATGATGAACCCTTATTTATATTGAAGAAATAATTTTTTCCTTCACCATTTAATGTAACGTCTCCTTGTGTTTCTATTGTAATATATTTGTTGATGTTAATGTTGGTGTTTAATGATCCGCTGTAAGTTCCTTCTTTTAAAATGATTCTGGAGTTGTTGCCTGCAATACTGACTGCATGTTTGATGGTTTGGATAGGCGAAGCCTCACTTCCGATTCCATCCTCATCACTTCCATTAGGGCTTACATATAATTCATTTATATTTGGTTCTTCAGTAGGTTCTATAAATGTGGTATTGCTGTCATTAGCACTAACAACCATCATAGATGACAGCATTACTGTTAGCAATAGCAATACTAATGTGATTTTTTTATTTAAAATTAATAACACCTCAACAAATTTTGTAAATAGTCAATTATATTATAAATTTATTAAAATATTTTATAAAAAAGTTTCCATTAAAAAAAGTAAAATAGAAAAGAAAAAAGGAATCTATTCTTCATTTTCCCTTTCTTTTCTCTTATAGCCGATAATTAACAGTAATAATACAATGATTGCCAAAGCGACAAAAGTCATCATTGACTTGTCATCATCGACTATTTCATCTAATTTTTCTGTAATTTCGTAGGATTTACTTACACTCTGAGCACCTGAATCGGAACTGTCAGCTGAATTGGAAGTTTCACCTTGACCTCCACCATCAGAACTTGATGATGCAGCTGCATTGGATATCATTCCAACTGTAGATAAACTTGAATCATAATTAGAACTGTTTACTTTACTTTGACTGTTGGAATTGGTTGTTCCGTCAACGTTTGAATTTGGATTGGATGTGCTTGAATTGTAGTTTCCGGTAACTTTTTGGCCAGTATAAGTATTTCCCGGAATGAATCCATATGAATTTGTGTTTCCACTATCTCCAGGAGTATATGGTGTTCCAGGATTTCCTGTACCACTTCCGCCAGTGCCTGTGCCGCTTCCAGGTCCATAGTTGTTTCCAGATCCCTCATTGTTTCCATTTCCACCAATAGTTCTGCCGGTAGATGTACTTGATTCTGTTGTACTTGGATTGTAGTTGACTGAAGGATTGTTTCCATCACCCCCATGTCCTTTAGAATCATCATCAGGATTTACTTCTATTGGAGGATTTGAAGGTTCATCATCAACTATATTAGGATTCCAATTAATCATTTCTCTTTTAATCGGATAAAAACTGTCACGACTCATTGCTTTCCACACGGAATCGTCCGGCCCTGTCTTTCCCCAGTAGTTATATCTCATATCAATGTCCTGTTCACCTCCAATAACTCTTGAGTGGAATGTATTTCCGCTAGGTGCCACATTATCGACAATGTTTGTATCACGTACAGTG
This window harbors:
- a CDS encoding Ig-like domain-containing protein; translation: MMVVSANDSNTTFIEPTEEPNINELYVSPNGSDEDGIGSEASPIQTIKHAVSIAGNNSRIILKEGTYSGSLNTNININKYITIETQGDVTLNGEGKNYFFNINKGSSLILNNIKFINGFTDSYSQLGVIKNQGKLLVNNSSFNNMNSIMATFLNEGELIIDNSVVSNSKSKNIAKSITNLGDCTISNSKLNDAIESDADLPNIYNFKNVNVIKSQISHLKSNDEYEPSAYQTSIILIENSTLTLLEAEKANVKLLNSNINGRFSFKGCDAYVDNCKIIPTSSKLFNTLSVFESNFTAKNTIFGLSISSGHTNFNITYSSILHGIIGGGDKSVLYAPYNWWGVNSGPAVEYFKNIDISNWAIASFEIDDGNNSVGTASKFITSFKWFDGNNSFDLKEDESIPTRTVQFEAQNGRFLYSSGSLTKSFENYLIGNTLDCSVYSTVDNQKLTLTIGKGYSAYNYFIAPWGQDRPESGSLENPYRTLGYAVSHAVDGNTICLLEGTYNGSSNSNVAISKNISIAGLGNVKFLRVNGASIMTVQELGNVIVKNIDFGCEVREYNDDLFMVRGGTLTVENCTFTSISSGAVIYSSSGINNNGLINIKDSKFSDISGSIVSGIAKVNIENCNFEKISNFYTIAGMENYNALFTITSSIEIYSSEFRDNTMGIITLHPYTYSRSSLLGASNSQYSSQNRYAYIENSTFTNNIFTNMGNSYTTIGIGFDIADNYGSFYGYINNCTFKDNTGKIAKATSVNSSSFYNNHGLDYGGRALIEAEMINNSIFISNLNRYTDYSQASYGEGIVSAQTITYSTFINNEASFGGAVSNSKEVHYCVFVNNTALYSGNDIYSNSGDVDYSSNWWGDNKKPDDSKIFIFLGNLKLTDWVIMTFESYYENTVEASLDHVVDDDGNIKKIGKILPSRPVYFAIDLGNITPSSDYLKENVAYANVSYDLNSSDFKIYATIDNQVLDLNLRNTNTVILIENVTVKGRDNKYYVDLINANGFKIANQTLTIQVIDSNNESKVFTIKTNDEGRGSFDIDYPIGKYEVLVNYYGNGKYEKSNASAKIEVITLFTEVISYNYTYYGKNNVFYGILHDENGKNLVDYNLTFTVISPNGYSRTITSNTDFYGRSEIVLNLAVGEYNIKVEYMGDSWYAYSSNSSHIIIKPVNSTMIVPDATLYGEGNLYNITLKDSYGTLIRGENIQVAISQGNLTDNFILQTDENGIASLTINYLPGTYNVKATYKGDNIYGSAEGSGKITVSKVLTMVTGFHYKVIPLNGIYTVVLNDMYGNRINNGTVTLNCYQGRLVKTYTNTTDPNGEASFIIDLAEGTYLTTIDYDGSLWYNDATNAATIVVDKNAVLESVSINGTDLLQYYGENKFFTIDLNDPNAYNQYGKTITISIYNEKWSQSFEAITDAFGTARLQIKLNPGEYNATYKYSNPYYNIYGSGSNKITVYKMPVSLTANDIIMNVNDQRLFEATLRDINGRAIPNMQIHMKIDGKEYDITTNDKGVAILPLNLNIGEYEIEYTFSNPNYIYSSNTNRILVVDSKQTSTQITAQDLNEDENNLVNFTLTLADCLNNGISYSEVTLEILNSNGKSIKHITEITDANGNAIFKFNLDYGKYTVKASFKGNDLYLPSSSINSVNIETSDNRTKTIIYVDDVQINTNDTFTIVLHDENGELLSNKDITFIIENNTYSTKTNSEGKAVVKVDTTSGMHNVNVIFNGDDNLRPSSNLIKLYVSNLFTKLYAPSLVKYYRNSTQFHALLTSDSGRPIANRIITVILDNAVYNCTTDENGWITLDINLKPGHYEAECYFANESSEEYSFNKTTIDVLTTILGNDEVKTYGDSPYLTLKFLDSAGNGIKNKDFIIGIDGTNYFATTSDEGIFYFDLNLNPGNHIITVINPFDGLSESYKLTITPTITVNNLLKVLGDGQYYTATFYDKNNSLITNKSVNVIINGINYTYKTDSEGQIKLSMEFNPNSYLVTAINPVTGEYVENTVKVLSPISENKDLIMYYTSGSKFKVRIIAAGGKAVGQGKTVKFTINGKTYTAKTNKNGYASMKINLKAKKYTITTQYGKYKATNKITVKPLLTAKNISKKKVKKVTFKAKLVTNKGKIAKGKKITFKIKNKKYTAKTNSKGIASIKLTLNPGKYKIYSTYGKSKITNTITIKK